The Glycine soja cultivar W05 chromosome 8, ASM419377v2, whole genome shotgun sequence genome has a window encoding:
- the LOC114423499 gene encoding zinc finger CCCH domain-containing protein 18-like isoform X5, whose translation MDISEYTRIVFDKLHRFEPENATKIIGYLLLQDHGEQDMVKLASLPDHLIRDVAYKARTELQRLASRSAIQPISLPTNSQQCLSHLSVISPTSVITPGTLTSPASFQVQSPYWDPQSASNTNAEFMALGYVDSISELQKQTPLFSLENHMDTMNSGTAGIANDYYGLDASSASNLGGKNGRFEFPVKTCHYFNKGFCKHGNSCRYYHEQGAPDMFSHMYKKVLQADGYLTESQRHGKSGYSLTKLLARLKNSIRLIDSRPHGQHSVVLAEDAPKFNGKVDYGKYISASRQIYLTFPADSTFSEGDVSNYFSTFGKVEDVRIPSQERRMFGFVTFDDPETVKVILDKGNPHYVCESRVLVKPYKEKPKLMLRKNSDRIEHSAYYSPHYVDIDTEPTSIPRSCRKPRFLRRQLINQQEEAALEFQRQRFAELQLAQKSLSTSPHLGFNMDGLKVSDVSCIFHAEHFNVQSAEPHSHAPNDIAGYTDNNYTDEDSNQGLNLPDSPFAFPVDSGISAVM comes from the exons ATGGATATTTCGGAGTACACAAGGATTGTTTTTGACAAACTTCATAGATTTGAGCCTGAGAATGCTACAAAGATCATCGGGTATCTCCTTCTCCAAGACCATGGTGAGCAAGACATGGTGAAATTGGCTTCACTGCCAGACCATTTAATTCGCGACGTGGCGTACAAGGCAAGAACCGAGCTTCAAAGGTTGGCTTCTAGATCAGCCATTCAGCCAATTTCACTTCCCACCAACTCTCAACAATGTTTAAGCCATTTGTCAGTAATCTCCCCTACTTCGGTAATCACCCCTGGCACTCTTACTTCACCAGCAAGCTTCCAGGTTCAATCTCCCTATTGGGATCCTCAGTCTGCTAGCAATACTAATGCAGAATTCATGGCACTAGGTTATGTGGATTCTATCTCAGAACTTCAAAAGCAGACACCTTTGTTCAGTTTAGAGAATCATATGGATACTATGAACTCCGGAACTGCTGGGATTGCTAATGATTACTATGGCTTAGATGCTTCATCAGCTAGTAATTTGGGTGGAAAAAATGGAAGGTTTGAATTTCCAGTCAAGACCTGTCACTATTTCAACAAAGGGTTTTGTAAGCATGGAAATAGCTGTAGATATTATCACGAACAAGGCGCCCCAGATATGTTCTCTCACAT GTACAAAAAAGTGCTGCAGGCAGACGGCTACCTGACTGAGAGCCAGAGACATGGTAAGTCTGGCTACAGTTTGACAAAGCTTCTTGCACGGTTGAAAAATAGTATTCGGCTAATTGACAG CAGGCCTCATGGGCAGCATTCAGTTGTTCTGGCAGAAGATGCTCCAAAGTTCAATGGAAAGGTAGATTATGGTAAATACATTAGCGCATCGCGACAGATATACCTGACATTTCCAGCTGACAGCACTTTTAGCGAGGGTGATGTTTCAAACTACTTTAG TACTTTTGGGAAAGTTGAAGATGTAAGGATTCCGAGCCAAGAGAGAAGGATGTTTGGATTTGTAACATTTGATGATCCTGAAACTGTTAAAGTAATTTTGGATAAGGGAAATCCCCATTATGTTTGTGAATCCCGGGTTCTTGTGAAACCTTATAAGGAGAAGCCAAAACTTATGCTCAG GAAGAACTCTGATAGGATCGAGCATTCTGCTTATTATTCACCACACTATGTAGACATTGACACTGAACCTACCTCAA ttccaAGAAGTTGTAGGAAACCTCGATTTCTGAGGAGGCAGCTCATTAACCAGCAAGAGGAGGCAGCACTTGAATTTCAGAGACAACGTTTTGCAGAGCTGCAACTGGCCCAAAAATCATTGTCCACTTCACCCCATTTAGGCTTCAACATGGACGGGTTAAAAGTTTCGGATG TCTCTTGCATCTTTCATGCAGAACATTTCAATGTCCAGTCTGCAGAACCTCACAGTCATGCTCCGAATGACATAGCTGGATATACAGATAACAATTACACTGATGAGGACAG CAATCAAGGTCTGAACCTCCCAGACAGCCCCTTTGCATTTCCAGTAGATAGTGGAATTTCAGCAGTAATGTAG
- the LOC114423499 gene encoding zinc finger CCCH domain-containing protein 18-like isoform X1 → MDISEYTRIVFDKLHRFEPENATKIIGYLLLQDHGEQDMVKLASLPDHLIRDVAYKARTELQRLASRSAIQPISLPTNSQQCLSHLSVISPTSVITPGTLTSPASFQVQSPYWDPQSASNTNAEFMALGYVDSISELQKQTPLFSLENHMDTMNSGTAGIANDYYGLDASSASNLGGKNGRFEFPVKTCHYFNKGFCKHGNSCRYYHEQGAPDMFSHMYGNDIFNDDQVISPGSLAQLESEIVELLKLKKGGSISIASLPMAYYDRYKKVLQADGYLTESQRHGKSGYSLTKLLARLKNSIRLIDSRPHGQHSVVLAEDAPKFNGKVDYGKYISASRQIYLTFPADSTFSEGDVSNYFSTFGKVEDVRIPSQERRMFGFVTFDDPETVKVILDKGNPHYVCESRVLVKPYKEKPKLMLRKNSDRIEHSAYYSPHYVDIDTEPTSIPRSCRKPRFLRRQLINQQEEAALEFQRQRFAELQLAQKSLSTSPHLGFNMDGLKVSDVSCIFHAEHFNVQSAEPHSHAPNDIAGYTDNNYTDEDSNQGLNLPDSPFAFPVDSGISAVM, encoded by the exons ATGGATATTTCGGAGTACACAAGGATTGTTTTTGACAAACTTCATAGATTTGAGCCTGAGAATGCTACAAAGATCATCGGGTATCTCCTTCTCCAAGACCATGGTGAGCAAGACATGGTGAAATTGGCTTCACTGCCAGACCATTTAATTCGCGACGTGGCGTACAAGGCAAGAACCGAGCTTCAAAGGTTGGCTTCTAGATCAGCCATTCAGCCAATTTCACTTCCCACCAACTCTCAACAATGTTTAAGCCATTTGTCAGTAATCTCCCCTACTTCGGTAATCACCCCTGGCACTCTTACTTCACCAGCAAGCTTCCAGGTTCAATCTCCCTATTGGGATCCTCAGTCTGCTAGCAATACTAATGCAGAATTCATGGCACTAGGTTATGTGGATTCTATCTCAGAACTTCAAAAGCAGACACCTTTGTTCAGTTTAGAGAATCATATGGATACTATGAACTCCGGAACTGCTGGGATTGCTAATGATTACTATGGCTTAGATGCTTCATCAGCTAGTAATTTGGGTGGAAAAAATGGAAGGTTTGAATTTCCAGTCAAGACCTGTCACTATTTCAACAAAGGGTTTTGTAAGCATGGAAATAGCTGTAGATATTATCACGAACAAGGCGCCCCAGATATGTTCTCTCACATGTAtggaaatgatatttttaatgatgATCAGGTGATTTCACCTGGGTCACTAGCACAATTAGAGTCAGAAATTGTTGAACTCCTGAAACTTAAAAAAGGAGGTTCCATATCAATTGCTTCCCTTCCAATGGCATACTATGACAGGTACAAAAAAGTGCTGCAGGCAGACGGCTACCTGACTGAGAGCCAGAGACATGGTAAGTCTGGCTACAGTTTGACAAAGCTTCTTGCACGGTTGAAAAATAGTATTCGGCTAATTGACAG CAGGCCTCATGGGCAGCATTCAGTTGTTCTGGCAGAAGATGCTCCAAAGTTCAATGGAAAGGTAGATTATGGTAAATACATTAGCGCATCGCGACAGATATACCTGACATTTCCAGCTGACAGCACTTTTAGCGAGGGTGATGTTTCAAACTACTTTAG TACTTTTGGGAAAGTTGAAGATGTAAGGATTCCGAGCCAAGAGAGAAGGATGTTTGGATTTGTAACATTTGATGATCCTGAAACTGTTAAAGTAATTTTGGATAAGGGAAATCCCCATTATGTTTGTGAATCCCGGGTTCTTGTGAAACCTTATAAGGAGAAGCCAAAACTTATGCTCAG GAAGAACTCTGATAGGATCGAGCATTCTGCTTATTATTCACCACACTATGTAGACATTGACACTGAACCTACCTCAA ttccaAGAAGTTGTAGGAAACCTCGATTTCTGAGGAGGCAGCTCATTAACCAGCAAGAGGAGGCAGCACTTGAATTTCAGAGACAACGTTTTGCAGAGCTGCAACTGGCCCAAAAATCATTGTCCACTTCACCCCATTTAGGCTTCAACATGGACGGGTTAAAAGTTTCGGATG TCTCTTGCATCTTTCATGCAGAACATTTCAATGTCCAGTCTGCAGAACCTCACAGTCATGCTCCGAATGACATAGCTGGATATACAGATAACAATTACACTGATGAGGACAG CAATCAAGGTCTGAACCTCCCAGACAGCCCCTTTGCATTTCCAGTAGATAGTGGAATTTCAGCAGTAATGTAG
- the LOC114423499 gene encoding zinc finger CCCH domain-containing protein 18-like isoform X4, producing the protein MDISEYTRIVFDKLHRFEPENATKIIGYLLLQDHGEQDMVKLASLPDHLIRDVAYKARTELQRLASRSAIQPISLPTNSQQCLSHLSVISPTSVITPGTLTSPASFQVQSPYWDPQSASNTNAEFMALGYVDSISELQKQTPLFSLENHMDTMNSGTAGIANDYYGLDASSASNLGGKNGRFEFPVKTCHYFNKGFCKHGNSCRYYHEQGAPDMFSHMYGNDIFNDDQVISPGSLAQLESEIVELLKLKKGGSISIASLPMAYYDRYKKVLQADGYLTESQRHGKSGYSLTKLLARLKNSIRLIDRPHGQHSVVLAEDAPKFNGKVDYGKYISASRQIYLTFPADSTFSEGDVSNYFSTFGKVEDVRIPSQERRMFGFVTFDDPETVKVILDKGNPHYVCESRVLVKPYKEKPKLMLRKNSDRIEHSAYYSPHYVDIDTEPTSIPRSCRKPRFLRRQLINQQEEAALEFQRQRFAELQLAQKSLSTSPHLGFNMDGLKVSDEHFNVQSAEPHSHAPNDIAGYTDNNYTDEDSNQGLNLPDSPFAFPVDSGISAVM; encoded by the exons ATGGATATTTCGGAGTACACAAGGATTGTTTTTGACAAACTTCATAGATTTGAGCCTGAGAATGCTACAAAGATCATCGGGTATCTCCTTCTCCAAGACCATGGTGAGCAAGACATGGTGAAATTGGCTTCACTGCCAGACCATTTAATTCGCGACGTGGCGTACAAGGCAAGAACCGAGCTTCAAAGGTTGGCTTCTAGATCAGCCATTCAGCCAATTTCACTTCCCACCAACTCTCAACAATGTTTAAGCCATTTGTCAGTAATCTCCCCTACTTCGGTAATCACCCCTGGCACTCTTACTTCACCAGCAAGCTTCCAGGTTCAATCTCCCTATTGGGATCCTCAGTCTGCTAGCAATACTAATGCAGAATTCATGGCACTAGGTTATGTGGATTCTATCTCAGAACTTCAAAAGCAGACACCTTTGTTCAGTTTAGAGAATCATATGGATACTATGAACTCCGGAACTGCTGGGATTGCTAATGATTACTATGGCTTAGATGCTTCATCAGCTAGTAATTTGGGTGGAAAAAATGGAAGGTTTGAATTTCCAGTCAAGACCTGTCACTATTTCAACAAAGGGTTTTGTAAGCATGGAAATAGCTGTAGATATTATCACGAACAAGGCGCCCCAGATATGTTCTCTCACATGTAtggaaatgatatttttaatgatgATCAGGTGATTTCACCTGGGTCACTAGCACAATTAGAGTCAGAAATTGTTGAACTCCTGAAACTTAAAAAAGGAGGTTCCATATCAATTGCTTCCCTTCCAATGGCATACTATGACAGGTACAAAAAAGTGCTGCAGGCAGACGGCTACCTGACTGAGAGCCAGAGACATGGTAAGTCTGGCTACAGTTTGACAAAGCTTCTTGCACGGTTGAAAAATAGTATTCGGCTAATTGACAG GCCTCATGGGCAGCATTCAGTTGTTCTGGCAGAAGATGCTCCAAAGTTCAATGGAAAGGTAGATTATGGTAAATACATTAGCGCATCGCGACAGATATACCTGACATTTCCAGCTGACAGCACTTTTAGCGAGGGTGATGTTTCAAACTACTTTAG TACTTTTGGGAAAGTTGAAGATGTAAGGATTCCGAGCCAAGAGAGAAGGATGTTTGGATTTGTAACATTTGATGATCCTGAAACTGTTAAAGTAATTTTGGATAAGGGAAATCCCCATTATGTTTGTGAATCCCGGGTTCTTGTGAAACCTTATAAGGAGAAGCCAAAACTTATGCTCAG GAAGAACTCTGATAGGATCGAGCATTCTGCTTATTATTCACCACACTATGTAGACATTGACACTGAACCTACCTCAA ttccaAGAAGTTGTAGGAAACCTCGATTTCTGAGGAGGCAGCTCATTAACCAGCAAGAGGAGGCAGCACTTGAATTTCAGAGACAACGTTTTGCAGAGCTGCAACTGGCCCAAAAATCATTGTCCACTTCACCCCATTTAGGCTTCAACATGGACGGGTTAAAAGTTTCGGATG AACATTTCAATGTCCAGTCTGCAGAACCTCACAGTCATGCTCCGAATGACATAGCTGGATATACAGATAACAATTACACTGATGAGGACAG CAATCAAGGTCTGAACCTCCCAGACAGCCCCTTTGCATTTCCAGTAGATAGTGGAATTTCAGCAGTAATGTAG
- the LOC114423499 gene encoding zinc finger CCCH domain-containing protein 18-like isoform X2 translates to MDISEYTRIVFDKLHRFEPENATKIIGYLLLQDHGEQDMVKLASLPDHLIRDVAYKARTELQRLASRSAIQPISLPTNSQQCLSHLSVISPTSVITPGTLTSPASFQVQSPYWDPQSASNTNAEFMALGYVDSISELQKQTPLFSLENHMDTMNSGTAGIANDYYGLDASSASNLGGKNGRFEFPVKTCHYFNKGFCKHGNSCRYYHEQGAPDMFSHMYGNDIFNDDQVISPGSLAQLESEIVELLKLKKGGSISIASLPMAYYDRYKKVLQADGYLTESQRHGKSGYSLTKLLARLKNSIRLIDRPHGQHSVVLAEDAPKFNGKVDYGKYISASRQIYLTFPADSTFSEGDVSNYFSTFGKVEDVRIPSQERRMFGFVTFDDPETVKVILDKGNPHYVCESRVLVKPYKEKPKLMLRKNSDRIEHSAYYSPHYVDIDTEPTSIPRSCRKPRFLRRQLINQQEEAALEFQRQRFAELQLAQKSLSTSPHLGFNMDGLKVSDVSCIFHAEHFNVQSAEPHSHAPNDIAGYTDNNYTDEDSNQGLNLPDSPFAFPVDSGISAVM, encoded by the exons ATGGATATTTCGGAGTACACAAGGATTGTTTTTGACAAACTTCATAGATTTGAGCCTGAGAATGCTACAAAGATCATCGGGTATCTCCTTCTCCAAGACCATGGTGAGCAAGACATGGTGAAATTGGCTTCACTGCCAGACCATTTAATTCGCGACGTGGCGTACAAGGCAAGAACCGAGCTTCAAAGGTTGGCTTCTAGATCAGCCATTCAGCCAATTTCACTTCCCACCAACTCTCAACAATGTTTAAGCCATTTGTCAGTAATCTCCCCTACTTCGGTAATCACCCCTGGCACTCTTACTTCACCAGCAAGCTTCCAGGTTCAATCTCCCTATTGGGATCCTCAGTCTGCTAGCAATACTAATGCAGAATTCATGGCACTAGGTTATGTGGATTCTATCTCAGAACTTCAAAAGCAGACACCTTTGTTCAGTTTAGAGAATCATATGGATACTATGAACTCCGGAACTGCTGGGATTGCTAATGATTACTATGGCTTAGATGCTTCATCAGCTAGTAATTTGGGTGGAAAAAATGGAAGGTTTGAATTTCCAGTCAAGACCTGTCACTATTTCAACAAAGGGTTTTGTAAGCATGGAAATAGCTGTAGATATTATCACGAACAAGGCGCCCCAGATATGTTCTCTCACATGTAtggaaatgatatttttaatgatgATCAGGTGATTTCACCTGGGTCACTAGCACAATTAGAGTCAGAAATTGTTGAACTCCTGAAACTTAAAAAAGGAGGTTCCATATCAATTGCTTCCCTTCCAATGGCATACTATGACAGGTACAAAAAAGTGCTGCAGGCAGACGGCTACCTGACTGAGAGCCAGAGACATGGTAAGTCTGGCTACAGTTTGACAAAGCTTCTTGCACGGTTGAAAAATAGTATTCGGCTAATTGACAG GCCTCATGGGCAGCATTCAGTTGTTCTGGCAGAAGATGCTCCAAAGTTCAATGGAAAGGTAGATTATGGTAAATACATTAGCGCATCGCGACAGATATACCTGACATTTCCAGCTGACAGCACTTTTAGCGAGGGTGATGTTTCAAACTACTTTAG TACTTTTGGGAAAGTTGAAGATGTAAGGATTCCGAGCCAAGAGAGAAGGATGTTTGGATTTGTAACATTTGATGATCCTGAAACTGTTAAAGTAATTTTGGATAAGGGAAATCCCCATTATGTTTGTGAATCCCGGGTTCTTGTGAAACCTTATAAGGAGAAGCCAAAACTTATGCTCAG GAAGAACTCTGATAGGATCGAGCATTCTGCTTATTATTCACCACACTATGTAGACATTGACACTGAACCTACCTCAA ttccaAGAAGTTGTAGGAAACCTCGATTTCTGAGGAGGCAGCTCATTAACCAGCAAGAGGAGGCAGCACTTGAATTTCAGAGACAACGTTTTGCAGAGCTGCAACTGGCCCAAAAATCATTGTCCACTTCACCCCATTTAGGCTTCAACATGGACGGGTTAAAAGTTTCGGATG TCTCTTGCATCTTTCATGCAGAACATTTCAATGTCCAGTCTGCAGAACCTCACAGTCATGCTCCGAATGACATAGCTGGATATACAGATAACAATTACACTGATGAGGACAG CAATCAAGGTCTGAACCTCCCAGACAGCCCCTTTGCATTTCCAGTAGATAGTGGAATTTCAGCAGTAATGTAG
- the LOC114423499 gene encoding zinc finger CCCH domain-containing protein 18-like isoform X6 translates to MFKPFVSNLPYFGYVDSISELQKQTPLFSLENHMDTMNSGTAGIANDYYGLDASSASNLGGKNGRFEFPVKTCHYFNKGFCKHGNSCRYYHEQGAPDMFSHMYGNDIFNDDQVISPGSLAQLESEIVELLKLKKGGSISIASLPMAYYDRYKKVLQADGYLTESQRHGKSGYSLTKLLARLKNSIRLIDSRPHGQHSVVLAEDAPKFNGKVDYGKYISASRQIYLTFPADSTFSEGDVSNYFSTFGKVEDVRIPSQERRMFGFVTFDDPETVKVILDKGNPHYVCESRVLVKPYKEKPKLMLRKNSDRIEHSAYYSPHYVDIDTEPTSIPRSCRKPRFLRRQLINQQEEAALEFQRQRFAELQLAQKSLSTSPHLGFNMDGLKVSDVSCIFHAEHFNVQSAEPHSHAPNDIAGYTDNNYTDEDSNQGLNLPDSPFAFPVDSGISAVM, encoded by the exons ATGTTTAAGCCATTTGTCAGTAATCTCCCCTACTTCG GTTATGTGGATTCTATCTCAGAACTTCAAAAGCAGACACCTTTGTTCAGTTTAGAGAATCATATGGATACTATGAACTCCGGAACTGCTGGGATTGCTAATGATTACTATGGCTTAGATGCTTCATCAGCTAGTAATTTGGGTGGAAAAAATGGAAGGTTTGAATTTCCAGTCAAGACCTGTCACTATTTCAACAAAGGGTTTTGTAAGCATGGAAATAGCTGTAGATATTATCACGAACAAGGCGCCCCAGATATGTTCTCTCACATGTAtggaaatgatatttttaatgatgATCAGGTGATTTCACCTGGGTCACTAGCACAATTAGAGTCAGAAATTGTTGAACTCCTGAAACTTAAAAAAGGAGGTTCCATATCAATTGCTTCCCTTCCAATGGCATACTATGACAGGTACAAAAAAGTGCTGCAGGCAGACGGCTACCTGACTGAGAGCCAGAGACATGGTAAGTCTGGCTACAGTTTGACAAAGCTTCTTGCACGGTTGAAAAATAGTATTCGGCTAATTGACAG CAGGCCTCATGGGCAGCATTCAGTTGTTCTGGCAGAAGATGCTCCAAAGTTCAATGGAAAGGTAGATTATGGTAAATACATTAGCGCATCGCGACAGATATACCTGACATTTCCAGCTGACAGCACTTTTAGCGAGGGTGATGTTTCAAACTACTTTAG TACTTTTGGGAAAGTTGAAGATGTAAGGATTCCGAGCCAAGAGAGAAGGATGTTTGGATTTGTAACATTTGATGATCCTGAAACTGTTAAAGTAATTTTGGATAAGGGAAATCCCCATTATGTTTGTGAATCCCGGGTTCTTGTGAAACCTTATAAGGAGAAGCCAAAACTTATGCTCAG GAAGAACTCTGATAGGATCGAGCATTCTGCTTATTATTCACCACACTATGTAGACATTGACACTGAACCTACCTCAA ttccaAGAAGTTGTAGGAAACCTCGATTTCTGAGGAGGCAGCTCATTAACCAGCAAGAGGAGGCAGCACTTGAATTTCAGAGACAACGTTTTGCAGAGCTGCAACTGGCCCAAAAATCATTGTCCACTTCACCCCATTTAGGCTTCAACATGGACGGGTTAAAAGTTTCGGATG TCTCTTGCATCTTTCATGCAGAACATTTCAATGTCCAGTCTGCAGAACCTCACAGTCATGCTCCGAATGACATAGCTGGATATACAGATAACAATTACACTGATGAGGACAG CAATCAAGGTCTGAACCTCCCAGACAGCCCCTTTGCATTTCCAGTAGATAGTGGAATTTCAGCAGTAATGTAG
- the LOC114423499 gene encoding zinc finger CCCH domain-containing protein 18-like isoform X3 — MDISEYTRIVFDKLHRFEPENATKIIGYLLLQDHGEQDMVKLASLPDHLIRDVAYKARTELQRLASRSAIQPISLPTNSQQCLSHLSVISPTSVITPGTLTSPASFQVQSPYWDPQSASNTNAEFMALGYVDSISELQKQTPLFSLENHMDTMNSGTAGIANDYYGLDASSASNLGGKNGRFEFPVKTCHYFNKGFCKHGNSCRYYHEQGAPDMFSHMYGNDIFNDDQVISPGSLAQLESEIVELLKLKKGGSISIASLPMAYYDRYKKVLQADGYLTESQRHGKSGYSLTKLLARLKNSIRLIDSRPHGQHSVVLAEDAPKFNGKVDYGKYISASRQIYLTFPADSTFSEGDVSNYFSTFGKVEDVRIPSQERRMFGFVTFDDPETVKVILDKGNPHYVCESRVLVKPYKEKPKLMLRKNSDRIEHSAYYSPHYVDIDTEPTSIPRSCRKPRFLRRQLINQQEEAALEFQRQRFAELQLAQKSLSTSPHLGFNMDGLKVSDEHFNVQSAEPHSHAPNDIAGYTDNNYTDEDSNQGLNLPDSPFAFPVDSGISAVM, encoded by the exons ATGGATATTTCGGAGTACACAAGGATTGTTTTTGACAAACTTCATAGATTTGAGCCTGAGAATGCTACAAAGATCATCGGGTATCTCCTTCTCCAAGACCATGGTGAGCAAGACATGGTGAAATTGGCTTCACTGCCAGACCATTTAATTCGCGACGTGGCGTACAAGGCAAGAACCGAGCTTCAAAGGTTGGCTTCTAGATCAGCCATTCAGCCAATTTCACTTCCCACCAACTCTCAACAATGTTTAAGCCATTTGTCAGTAATCTCCCCTACTTCGGTAATCACCCCTGGCACTCTTACTTCACCAGCAAGCTTCCAGGTTCAATCTCCCTATTGGGATCCTCAGTCTGCTAGCAATACTAATGCAGAATTCATGGCACTAGGTTATGTGGATTCTATCTCAGAACTTCAAAAGCAGACACCTTTGTTCAGTTTAGAGAATCATATGGATACTATGAACTCCGGAACTGCTGGGATTGCTAATGATTACTATGGCTTAGATGCTTCATCAGCTAGTAATTTGGGTGGAAAAAATGGAAGGTTTGAATTTCCAGTCAAGACCTGTCACTATTTCAACAAAGGGTTTTGTAAGCATGGAAATAGCTGTAGATATTATCACGAACAAGGCGCCCCAGATATGTTCTCTCACATGTAtggaaatgatatttttaatgatgATCAGGTGATTTCACCTGGGTCACTAGCACAATTAGAGTCAGAAATTGTTGAACTCCTGAAACTTAAAAAAGGAGGTTCCATATCAATTGCTTCCCTTCCAATGGCATACTATGACAGGTACAAAAAAGTGCTGCAGGCAGACGGCTACCTGACTGAGAGCCAGAGACATGGTAAGTCTGGCTACAGTTTGACAAAGCTTCTTGCACGGTTGAAAAATAGTATTCGGCTAATTGACAG CAGGCCTCATGGGCAGCATTCAGTTGTTCTGGCAGAAGATGCTCCAAAGTTCAATGGAAAGGTAGATTATGGTAAATACATTAGCGCATCGCGACAGATATACCTGACATTTCCAGCTGACAGCACTTTTAGCGAGGGTGATGTTTCAAACTACTTTAG TACTTTTGGGAAAGTTGAAGATGTAAGGATTCCGAGCCAAGAGAGAAGGATGTTTGGATTTGTAACATTTGATGATCCTGAAACTGTTAAAGTAATTTTGGATAAGGGAAATCCCCATTATGTTTGTGAATCCCGGGTTCTTGTGAAACCTTATAAGGAGAAGCCAAAACTTATGCTCAG GAAGAACTCTGATAGGATCGAGCATTCTGCTTATTATTCACCACACTATGTAGACATTGACACTGAACCTACCTCAA ttccaAGAAGTTGTAGGAAACCTCGATTTCTGAGGAGGCAGCTCATTAACCAGCAAGAGGAGGCAGCACTTGAATTTCAGAGACAACGTTTTGCAGAGCTGCAACTGGCCCAAAAATCATTGTCCACTTCACCCCATTTAGGCTTCAACATGGACGGGTTAAAAGTTTCGGATG AACATTTCAATGTCCAGTCTGCAGAACCTCACAGTCATGCTCCGAATGACATAGCTGGATATACAGATAACAATTACACTGATGAGGACAG CAATCAAGGTCTGAACCTCCCAGACAGCCCCTTTGCATTTCCAGTAGATAGTGGAATTTCAGCAGTAATGTAG